A single Panthera tigris isolate Pti1 chromosome A3, P.tigris_Pti1_mat1.1, whole genome shotgun sequence DNA region contains:
- the LOC107179560 gene encoding LOW QUALITY PROTEIN: beta-defensin 128 (The sequence of the model RefSeq protein was modified relative to this genomic sequence to represent the inferred CDS: substituted 1 base at 1 genomic stop codon) — protein sequence MKLFLVLIVLPFEVLPADTARPRKCFSNITGYCRKKCKMGEIYEVACXNGKLCCVNEGENKKHKKAPKSPSFLVQPDGKTDYVILPTTTLLTIQI from the exons ATGAAGCTGTTTCTGGTTCTCATTGTGCTGCCCTTTGAGGTCCTACCAGCAG ATACGGCACGACCCAGGAAATGCTTTAGTAATATAACAGGCTACTGCCGGAAGAAATGCAAGATGGGGGAAATCTACGAAGTGGCTTGTTGAAATGGGAAATTATGTTGTGTTAATGAAGgcgaaaacaaaaaacacaagaaagccCCAAAGTCACCTTCCTTTTTGGTACAGCCTGATGGGAAGACGGACTATGTTATTTTACCCACCACCACACTTCTTACAATCCAGATATGA